Proteins from a genomic interval of Watersipora subatra chromosome 10, tzWatSuba1.1, whole genome shotgun sequence:
- the LOC137405927 gene encoding protein N-lysine methyltransferase METTL21A-like yields MESTLMSSIIVFLVITSKMSAKGDSGALVLYDENNVLPQHKPYKHFQFGSNKISIRQNWAHDGVAGIVWDAAVVMCEYIVSNTEFFKGKNVLELGAGTGLAGLCAYLQGASVLLTDREESIGILKENVMRNTAVRSNKEASHSSFAYCSVDQTCDSTFLGKDNSIEVAVLNWSDRKNTYFNSEWDVVIGSDIIYIESSFDDLLTTMRQLKSSSILLSCRLRYDKDYKFIELSKEYFNVKLVVYDENRDIRIFSFRFLD; encoded by the exons ATGGAAAGTACATTAATGAGTTCTATCATAGTGTTTCTCGTGATTACAAGTAAGATGTCAGCGAAGGGCGACAGCGGAGCTCTGGTTTTATATGATGAGAATAATGTGCTGCCACAACACAAGCCCTACAAACATTTCCAATTTGGCAGCAACAAAATCTCTATTAGACAGAATTGGGCACATGATGGAGTGGCTGGGATTGTTTGGGATGCG GCAGTGGTTATGTGCGAGTACATTGTAAGCAATACGGAATTCTTCAAAGGGAAGAATGTTTTGGAACTTGGAGCTGGCACTGGTTTAGCAGGACTGTGTGCATATTTGCAAG GTGCTAGTGTGCTGCTGACTGATCGGGAGGAGAGTATCGGAATCCTGAAAGAAAATGTAATGAGAAACACCGCCGTTAGATCGAATAAGGAAGCGAGCCATAGTTCGTTTGCATATTGTTCTGTAGACCAAACTTGCGATTCGACGTTCTTGGGGAAAGATAATTCCATTGAAGTGGCAGTATTGAACTGGTCAGATCGAAAGAACACTTATTTTAATAGTGAATGGGATGTAGTGATAGGTTCAGATATTATTTATATCGAAAGCTCATTTGACGATTTGTTGACTACTATGAGGCAGCTTAAGTCTTCAAGCATTTTACTGTCCTGTAGACTGAGATATGATAAGGACTATAAATTTATTGAGCTCTCTAAGGAATATTTCAATGTCAAATTAGTCGTGTATGATGAAAATAGAGATATTCGAATATTTAGTTTTCGTTTTCTTGACTAG